The window GCGCTTGCGCTTCACCTGGGCGCGCTTGGGCTTGCTGCGGTTCGACGCCTTCCGCTTGGTGCGGTTGCTCTTCAGTGCGGCCATGTCGTTCTCTCCTTGATGGTCACGGGTGGGGGTCCTTCGAAAAGGGCGGCGGACTCTACTCCAGCCAGTCCTTGTCGCGCAGCTTCTTCGGCAGGTACTCCTCGGTGATGAAGCTGATGCCCCGCCGGGAGAGGGCCTCCAGCTCGTACTTCTGGCCCGAGTCGGCCATCTCCTGGATCTCCCGCTGCCAGCGGGCGTCCTTGAACCAGGGGTAGGCCAGCATCTGCTTGGCGCGCGACTGGTCCTGATCGTTCATCGGGATGGAGACGTTGGACGGCAGCTTGAAGGTGGTCTTGTCGAAGCTGGAGAGCCCCACGAAGCGCGCCGCCGGGACGGCCATGCGCATCGACTCGTAGGCCAGGTTGATGGAGCCCTGCTTCAGCACCGAGTAGATGTAGAAGCCCCAGGGATCGTTGTCCACGAGCACGTAGACCGGCAGGCCGAGCTCGGTGTGCAGCCGCTGCACCATGCGGCGCACGCCCCGGGGCGGCTGGCCCTGGCCGGTGACGATGACGCACTTCTCCCGCTGCCAGAACTTGTCCTCGTTGAAGCGCTTCCAGACGGCGTCCTTCTCGATGAGCAGGACGTACTTGGCCTCGCTCTTGGTGAACTGGACGACGTGGTCCTCGACGATGGACGGGACCGACCAGCCCCCCGAGCCCATGCGCCTGAGGTCGATGCTGTCGCCGGAGTCCCGCACCGTGATGGGCCCGACCATGGAGCCGCGCCCGGTGGCGAAGAGGTGCAGCTCCTCGCGCAGGGAGTCGATGGAGACCTCCAGGTCCTCGATGATGGGGTCCGACTCCTCCTGCTCCTCGAAGGTGTTCTGCTTGGTCTCCCCGAGGCCGTGCTTCGTCATGTAGTAGAGGTCGCGGATGCTGGTGGTCTTCTTGGACTCGATCAGCTCCTTGCAGGCCTCCGACACCAGGAAGGTCTGCATGAACTTCTTGGCCATCGAGACGTTGAAGAAGTAGCGCTTCTGCTTCTGGGTCCCCAGCTCGATGAGCCGCTTCTTCTTGTTGAACTCCACGTTCGCCAGCGAGCGGACGGGGATCTCCAGGAAGGGGTTCTTGCCGCCCTTGACGGCCTTGAGCACCGACTCGGCCAGCCGCTCGATCTTCTCGACCGTCCTCTTGTCCCTCGCGTCCAGGCGCGCCATGGCCTACTCCGCCTCTTCCTCGGCCCGACGCGGCCGCTTGGTGAGCTTCGTGGACTGCTCCTCGAGCTGCGCGTCCTGCTCGGCCAGCTCGGCCTCGGTCACCTTGTTGGCCAGCCCCAGGAACTCCCGCTTGATGGGGGCCGGGCTCTTGCCGGTGATCTTGCCGATCGAGTTGGCCACCTCCTCGATGTAGAGCTCGAAGATGGAGCGGCGCTGGGCCTGGTAGTCGGCGTGCTGGCGCTTGCGGATGAAGGTGGCCAGCTTGCGACCGCACTCCTGCGCGGCCAGCTGGATCTCCCGGATGATCTCCGGGTAGTGGGCCAGCGCCTCCTTGGCCTCGCTGGTGAAGGGCACCCACACCGAGGCGATGTGCACCAAGAGCGCCATGGGCCCCACCGGCAGCGACCCCTTGGGCTGGCTCAGCATGTAGTTGCGCCAGTCGGTCTTGACGATGGCGTCGGTGGTGCCGCAGGCGGCGCGCTGGAAGAGCAGCGGCACCCGGTTGGCGAAGCGGAAGAGCTCGATGGTCTTGTCGGCCGGCCAGGAGCCGCCGTAGGCCAGCCCCACCTCCACCTGGAACGGGTTGCCCCGGTACACCTTGGGCGGCCGCGTCACCGTGGCGATGAAGTAGTTGTGCCCCTTGATCTTCTCGACCCCCTCCTCGGCGGTGGCCTCGGGGACGGGGGGCGGGGCCTCGGCCCCGGCGCCCTTGCCCCGGCCCTTGCCCGGCCGCTTCTTGGAGGCCGAGTCGAGGTCCAGCTGGCCGTCGCCCTGGTCGTCCGGCCCCTCGGTCTCGATGACCGAGAGGAAGGAGACCAGGCCGCGCCGCATCAGCTCGTCGCCGATGGGGCTGAGGCAGCCGGTGGACGGCGCCATGATGCGGGTGGCCAGGATGCCCTTGTGCAGCTTCTCGGCCAGGGCCCGGTCCTCGCCGACGGCCCGCGGGCGCAGCCGCTCCTTCAGGCCGGCGTTCCTCAGGATCTCCCCCGCCACCGGCGGCGAGACCCGGCTGAAGGCGGTCTGCAGGAAGCCCTTCAGGTCGTGGCTCTTGGACTCCGCGGCCAGCAGCATCAGGGCGCCCAGCTCCACGCCGTGCGGGTGCGGCTTGATCTCCAGCGCCTCGCGCGGCAGCTCGTCGGTGGCGCGCGGGAAGGAGAGCCGGGCCTGGCGGGGGCGCAGGTAGTGGACGGTGGCGTGCGGGTTGGCCAGCGCGGTGTGCTCGACGTAGCGGTTGACGAAGCGCTGGCCGGTGCGCCAGTCGGCCACGATCTCCAGCTCGACCCGGGTGCCGTGCTCCTGGTGCCAGTCCCCCAGCTCCTCGTCGGCCACCACGGTGGGGTTGTTCTTGCGGGTGTCGATCTGGATCTCGAACTGG is drawn from Anaeromyxobacter sp. and contains these coding sequences:
- a CDS encoding DNA topoisomerase VI subunit B, whose product is MAKKAAAAGKGPVKAERQLSLMEVAPEPAPPRRGAARQAPATVGRAGATRPVADPPRAAGRRGRTPPPEPELPTVAAAAPVAAEAEEGPRAGRTPRRRATAEQMATKQREISISEFFTKNRHLLGFDNPSKALLTTIKEAVDNSLDACEEAGILPELTIEVRDLGLDARGEGDLTKGEGRFVVVVEDNGPGIVKAQVPKIFGKLLYGSKFHRLKQSRGQQGIGISAAAMYGQLTTGRPIRVTSRTAKGKPAHQFEIQIDTRKNNPTVVADEELGDWHQEHGTRVELEIVADWRTGQRFVNRYVEHTALANPHATVHYLRPRQARLSFPRATDELPREALEIKPHPHGVELGALMLLAAESKSHDLKGFLQTAFSRVSPPVAGEILRNAGLKERLRPRAVGEDRALAEKLHKGILATRIMAPSTGCLSPIGDELMRRGLVSFLSVIETEGPDDQGDGQLDLDSASKKRPGKGRGKGAGAEAPPPVPEATAEEGVEKIKGHNYFIATVTRPPKVYRGNPFQVEVGLAYGGSWPADKTIELFRFANRVPLLFQRAACGTTDAIVKTDWRNYMLSQPKGSLPVGPMALLVHIASVWVPFTSEAKEALAHYPEIIREIQLAAQECGRKLATFIRKRQHADYQAQRRSIFELYIEEVANSIGKITGKSPAPIKREFLGLANKVTEAELAEQDAQLEEQSTKLTKRPRRAEEEAE
- a CDS encoding DNA topoisomerase IV subunit A, with translation MARLDARDKRTVEKIERLAESVLKAVKGGKNPFLEIPVRSLANVEFNKKKRLIELGTQKQKRYFFNVSMAKKFMQTFLVSEACKELIESKKTTSIRDLYYMTKHGLGETKQNTFEEQEESDPIIEDLEVSIDSLREELHLFATGRGSMVGPITVRDSGDSIDLRRMGSGGWSVPSIVEDHVVQFTKSEAKYVLLIEKDAVWKRFNEDKFWQREKCVIVTGQGQPPRGVRRMVQRLHTELGLPVYVLVDNDPWGFYIYSVLKQGSINLAYESMRMAVPAARFVGLSSFDKTTFKLPSNVSIPMNDQDQSRAKQMLAYPWFKDARWQREIQEMADSGQKYELEALSRRGISFITEEYLPKKLRDKDWLE